One stretch of Armigeres subalbatus isolate Guangzhou_Male chromosome 2, GZ_Asu_2, whole genome shotgun sequence DNA includes these proteins:
- the LOC134217316 gene encoding uncharacterized protein LOC134217316, whose product MRMVGLGQNRITISAKRTGSSESNQEAFQETETPPQSGCFNGTRKPWRLEANRQREEGQHSLDDGTVIHCKAATKAVSRRWEADFRRGEERHSRLDDGTVIAGSVAQQRPEQKGGGRKSIDNKRECETLASTAEVPRRYPIQVPGRTGRPEGYSAEDRSSVGGAITVCGMQGVAAVCVPPCKGTR is encoded by the exons ATGCGCATGGTAGGATTGGGACAAAACCGGATCACAATCAGCGCAAAACGGACAGGGTCATCGGAGTCTAATCAAGAAGCGTTCCAAGAGACAGAAACACCCCCTCAATCGG GGTGTTTTAACGGAACCAGAAAACCTTG GCGGCTGGAAGCCAATCGACAACGGGAAGAAGGTCAACACTCGCTTGACGACGGAACAGTGATCCATTGCAAAGCTGCAACCAAAGCAGTAAGCCGGCGGTGGGAAGCCGATTTCCGACGCGGTGAAGAACGACACTCTCGCCTCGACGACGGGACTGTGATCGCGGGATCAGTCGCACAGCAGCGACCGGAGCAGAAAGGAGGTGGCCGGAAATCGATCGACAACAAGAGGGAGTGCGAAACCCTCGCATCGACAGCGGAAGTGCCTCGGAGATACCCCATCCAGGTACCAGGTCGCACTGGACGGCCAGAGGGGTATTCAGCAGAGGACAGAAGCAGCGTGGGTGGAGCAATTACGGTGTGCGGCATGCAAGGCGTCGCGGCGGTTTGTGTTCCGCCGTGCAAGGGCACGAGATGA